A genomic region of Leptospira mtsangambouensis contains the following coding sequences:
- a CDS encoding SDR family NAD(P)-dependent oxidoreductase has product MNLNLKGKRVFVSGGTRGIGLAIVKGFLSEGAHVAFSSRNEESIKQITKDLKKEFSDSVLLYFVSDATDPEKTKDVFESIISEWNGLDIVVSNVGDGRSTQEPLQSSEQFESTMRTNLKSAEIIAREFLNGNKTGKGSLLFISSITGLEAFGAPTDYSVAKAAIIALSKNLARKLAPDIRVNCISPGNVYSPGGSWDEKIQKDPERIKKIIDSTVPMKRFGTPEEIADLVLFLSSERASFITGSCVVIDGGQTVGFH; this is encoded by the coding sequence TTGAACTTAAATCTTAAAGGTAAGCGCGTTTTTGTTTCTGGTGGGACTAGAGGAATCGGTCTTGCTATTGTTAAAGGGTTTTTGTCAGAGGGAGCCCATGTAGCATTTAGTTCTAGAAATGAGGAATCAATAAAACAAATTACCAAAGACCTAAAAAAGGAATTTTCTGATTCTGTTTTGTTATACTTTGTCTCAGATGCGACAGACCCCGAAAAAACAAAAGATGTTTTTGAGTCCATTATATCAGAATGGAATGGATTGGATATAGTTGTTTCCAATGTAGGTGATGGAAGGAGTACGCAAGAACCACTTCAATCTTCTGAACAATTTGAGAGTACGATGCGTACCAATTTAAAATCAGCTGAGATTATTGCCAGGGAATTTCTAAATGGTAATAAGACAGGTAAAGGATCGTTACTATTTATTTCCTCGATCACTGGCTTGGAAGCATTTGGTGCCCCGACCGATTATTCAGTGGCAAAAGCTGCCATTATTGCCCTTTCTAAAAATTTAGCTCGAAAGTTAGCTCCTGATATTCGCGTAAATTGTATTTCTCCCGGTAATGTTTATTCACCAGGAGGAAGTTGGGATGAAAAAATACAAAAGGATCCGGAACGGATCAAAAAAATCATAGATTCAACTGTACCGATGAAGCGGTTTGGAACACCTGAAGAGATTGCTGATTTAGTTTTATTTTTATCTTCGGAAAGAGCATCATTTATCACTGGTTCTTGTGTTGTGATTGATGGTGGGCAAACAGTTGGATTTCATTAG
- a CDS encoding sugar phosphate isomerase/epimerase family protein: MKNLLGVMQGRLLPKFKGRYQAHPVGYWQDEFPIAKSFGLDCIEFILDYNDYEINPLLTDSGVSEILNIIRETGVKVVSVCADYFMEAPFHSEDRKIVETSQNVLSLLLKNGKKLGVKDIVIPCVDQSSLRSEADKEVFRENLSPLVKEAEELGINLSLETDLDPKGFLQVIKMFDSDAVTVNYDIGNSASLGFDPDTEFDDYGVHITDIHIKDRKLNSGSVELGTGDAQFEKVLKKIKTLNYSGPLIMQAYRDDEGLEIFKRQLDWVRRNFLIE; the protein is encoded by the coding sequence ATGAAAAATTTATTAGGTGTAATGCAGGGTAGGTTACTTCCTAAATTTAAGGGACGATACCAAGCTCATCCTGTTGGTTATTGGCAAGACGAATTTCCAATAGCAAAATCTTTTGGATTGGATTGTATAGAGTTCATACTTGATTATAATGATTATGAAATAAATCCTTTGTTAACTGATTCTGGGGTAAGTGAAATTCTTAATATCATTCGTGAAACTGGGGTGAAGGTAGTTTCAGTTTGTGCTGATTACTTTATGGAGGCTCCGTTCCATTCTGAAGATCGCAAGATTGTTGAAACAAGTCAAAATGTTCTTTCATTACTTTTGAAGAATGGGAAGAAACTCGGAGTAAAAGATATTGTAATACCTTGTGTTGATCAGTCTTCCTTAAGATCCGAGGCTGATAAAGAGGTCTTCCGCGAAAATTTATCTCCGCTCGTAAAGGAAGCAGAGGAATTGGGAATCAATCTATCTTTAGAAACTGATTTAGATCCGAAAGGTTTTTTACAGGTAATTAAGATGTTTGATTCGGATGCTGTAACTGTAAATTATGATATTGGTAATAGTGCCTCTCTTGGTTTTGATCCCGATACTGAATTTGATGATTATGGTGTTCACATAACAGATATTCATATTAAAGATAGAAAATTGAATTCAGGTTCAGTTGAGTTAGGTACTGGCGATGCTCAATTTGAAAAAGTTCTAAAAAAGATAAAAACATTGAATTACTCCGGGCCATTGATTATGCAAGCTTATCGTGATGATGAAGGTCTTGAAATATTTAAACGCCAATTAGATTGGGTTCGTAGGAATTTTTTAATAGAATAA
- a CDS encoding VOC family protein has translation MIKKIRHTGLVVRNLSKALAFYEALGFVLWKREMEEGNFIDTVVGIESVKLETAKMHATDGAMIELLEYHSHPFKKDKVNSPSNTLGCSHIAFTVGDIEETCKLILQLGGNVVNQPAIAPSGKVKVAYCHDVDGILLELVEEIV, from the coding sequence ATGATTAAAAAAATAAGGCATACTGGATTAGTCGTACGTAATTTGTCTAAAGCATTGGCCTTTTACGAGGCTTTGGGTTTTGTGCTATGGAAACGAGAAATGGAAGAGGGCAATTTTATCGATACAGTGGTGGGTATTGAATCGGTTAAATTGGAGACTGCAAAGATGCATGCAACGGACGGTGCAATGATTGAACTTCTTGAATATCATTCTCATCCATTCAAAAAGGATAAGGTAAACTCTCCGTCCAATACACTCGGGTGTTCCCACATTGCTTTTACTGTTGGTGATATAGAAGAAACTTGTAAATTGATATTACAATTAGGAGGTAATGTTGTAAATCAACCTGCAATAGCTCCGTCCGGAAAAGTAAAAGTTGCCTATTGTCACGATGTTGACGGGATATTGCTTGAATTGGTTGAGGAGATTGTATGA
- a CDS encoding aspartate aminotransferase family protein, protein MAGHGFSHVPQNVEKINSKYRVIQTQIPVPDSVSLLERMYEAESRSMHGQMPIIWDRAEGFQVSDKWGNTWIDFSSTIFVTNAGHGNKRIVEALKKVLNKPLLHTYTYGNLERIEYLEYLIANTPKQFEKAFLLSAGTEATECALKLMRLHGQKKGKRKGGIICFEGNWHGRTLGAQMMGWNPAQKEWIGYLDPNIFHLPFPYPWREEAVKDPALFFTKTLETLCKEKNIDPKTDISGFMLETFQGWGAVFYPKEFVQALVEFAHKNDILVSFDEMQAGFGRTGKLFGYMHYGVEPDILCCGKGAASSLPLSLVLGSAEVMDLPDIGSMSSTHSASPMICAAGKANLESLIEDGFIKNSEELGKKFHTELQKIKSKYADHISSIQGVGLLAAVIFNDKDGKPLASLCDLISEYCLQRGLIVVHTGRESIKLAPPLCINEEAMLEGLNVFSGAIEDAIKKLV, encoded by the coding sequence ATGGCAGGTCACGGATTTAGTCATGTCCCACAAAACGTTGAAAAGATAAATTCAAAATATAGAGTCATTCAAACACAGATTCCTGTCCCGGACAGTGTTTCTCTTTTGGAGCGAATGTATGAAGCTGAATCACGTTCCATGCATGGCCAAATGCCTATTATTTGGGATAGGGCAGAGGGATTTCAAGTTTCAGATAAATGGGGAAATACTTGGATTGATTTTAGTAGCACAATTTTTGTTACAAATGCAGGGCATGGAAATAAACGTATTGTTGAGGCATTAAAAAAAGTTCTCAATAAACCGTTGTTACACACTTATACCTACGGAAATTTGGAGAGAATTGAATATTTAGAATATCTAATTGCAAATACTCCAAAACAATTTGAAAAAGCATTTTTATTATCAGCTGGTACTGAAGCAACTGAGTGTGCATTAAAACTCATGAGGCTTCATGGTCAAAAGAAGGGAAAAAGAAAAGGTGGGATCATTTGTTTTGAAGGAAATTGGCATGGGAGAACACTGGGTGCCCAAATGATGGGTTGGAACCCTGCCCAAAAGGAATGGATTGGATATTTAGATCCAAATATTTTTCATCTACCTTTTCCTTATCCTTGGAGAGAAGAAGCCGTAAAAGATCCCGCATTGTTTTTTACAAAAACACTAGAAACACTTTGTAAAGAAAAAAACATAGATCCGAAGACTGATATCTCTGGTTTTATGTTGGAAACCTTTCAAGGTTGGGGTGCTGTTTTTTACCCCAAAGAATTTGTACAGGCTTTGGTTGAATTTGCTCATAAAAATGACATTCTTGTTTCTTTTGATGAAATGCAGGCGGGATTTGGAAGAACAGGAAAGTTATTTGGTTATATGCACTATGGTGTAGAGCCGGATATATTATGTTGTGGAAAGGGGGCTGCTTCTAGTTTACCCTTGTCATTAGTTCTTGGTTCTGCTGAAGTAATGGACCTTCCAGATATCGGATCAATGAGTTCAACACACTCTGCAAGTCCGATGATTTGTGCAGCAGGTAAAGCAAACTTGGAATCACTCATAGAAGATGGGTTTATTAAGAACTCCGAGGAGCTTGGTAAAAAGTTTCATACTGAATTGCAGAAAATCAAATCAAAATACGCAGACCACATAAGTTCCATCCAAGGTGTTGGCTTACTGGCTGCAGTGATATTTAATGATAAGGATGGTAAACCTTTAGCATCACTCTGCGATTTGATTTCGGAATATTGTTTGCAACGAGGACTTATTGTCGTCCATACAGGGCGTGAGTCAATTAAACTCGCTCCACCTCTTTGTATCAACGAAGAGGCAATGTTGGAAGGATTAAATGTGTTTTCTGGGGCAATTGAAGACGCAATTAAGAAATTAGTATGA
- a CDS encoding D-sedoheptulose-7-phosphate isomerase, with product MSLEKIQAVIQSSIDVKKQIYQSESILKQIDSLATLCLQSLKSDGKVIFAGNGGSFADSQHLAAEFISRLQFDRAPLASIALATNSSSTTAIGNDYGYDQIFVRELKAIARSGDVFIPITTSGNSRNIIATIETAKSLKLHVVGLTGESGGKLKDLVECICVPSSRTERIQESHIMIGHIICGLVEDNYFLK from the coding sequence ATGTCACTTGAAAAAATTCAAGCTGTGATTCAATCCTCGATTGATGTTAAAAAACAAATCTATCAATCGGAATCTATCTTAAAACAAATCGATTCTTTAGCGACCTTGTGTTTACAATCATTGAAATCGGATGGGAAAGTCATTTTTGCAGGGAATGGGGGAAGTTTTGCTGACTCCCAACATTTGGCTGCAGAGTTTATCTCAAGATTGCAGTTTGATCGGGCTCCTCTTGCCTCCATTGCTCTTGCTACTAATAGTTCTTCAACTACGGCAATTGGGAACGACTATGGTTATGACCAAATCTTTGTTAGAGAATTAAAGGCCATTGCTCGTTCGGGAGATGTTTTTATTCCAATTACAACAAGTGGAAATAGCCGAAATATCATAGCAACCATTGAAACTGCAAAGTCATTAAAACTTCATGTTGTTGGTTTAACCGGTGAATCCGGTGGCAAGTTAAAAGATTTAGTTGAATGTATTTGTGTCCCTTCTAGTCGGACAGAGCGAATTCAGGAATCTCATATAATGATTGGACACATTATTTGTGGCCTCGTTGAGGATAATTATTTCTTAAAATGA
- the pgl gene encoding 6-phosphogluconolactonase: MYENISKTKQTKTNFNLIPFETKEIWISKTIDFLYQTIQEKLSSSADSPLHILLSGGNTPIPIYKRFSELDLPWYRIHFWLADERCVSKNDIQRSETEIRKALGSKILDKSVFHSIPEGDPISVAKLLEAEVENIPEFIVSFLGIGEDGHTASLFPGFEIGETSSSPNVLAVYNSPKPPSERISLSVNCINRSEHIVFLAAGPNKKSILEQVMSGKDLPASKVRGRESSQIFFCME; this comes from the coding sequence ATGTACGAAAATATTTCTAAAACAAAACAGACAAAAACCAATTTCAATCTCATACCTTTTGAAACTAAAGAAATTTGGATTTCCAAAACAATTGATTTTCTCTATCAAACAATTCAGGAAAAACTTTCCTCTTCAGCGGATTCTCCTTTGCACATTCTTTTATCGGGGGGGAATACTCCCATACCAATTTATAAAAGGTTTTCTGAGTTAGATCTTCCTTGGTATAGAATTCATTTCTGGTTAGCAGATGAACGTTGTGTTTCGAAAAATGATATCCAGCGTTCTGAGACGGAGATTCGAAAAGCTTTGGGTTCCAAAATTTTAGATAAATCCGTATTTCACTCGATTCCTGAAGGAGATCCAATCTCTGTTGCAAAGTTACTTGAAGCAGAAGTAGAAAACATTCCAGAGTTTATCGTTTCCTTCTTAGGAATTGGTGAGGATGGTCATACTGCCAGTTTGTTTCCTGGATTTGAAATAGGAGAGACCAGTTCGTCTCCGAATGTACTCGCTGTTTATAATTCACCAAAGCCTCCTAGTGAGAGGATAAGTTTGTCTGTGAATTGCATCAATCGCTCGGAACATATAGTATTTTTAGCAGCAGGCCCGAATAAAAAAAGTATTTTGGAGCAGGTGATGAGTGGGAAAGATTTACCTGCATCGAAAGTTCGGGGAAGAGAAAGTTCGCAAATATTTTTTTGTATGGAATAA
- a CDS encoding cytidylyltransferase domain-containing protein: MNKTIAIIPARSGSKSIKDKNLAMLSGHPLIAYSIAAGVMSKTVTRTIVSTDSEEYASIARKYGAEVPFLRPSEFSTDTSTDRDFMLHAMQWVKDHEQSVPEFWVHLRPTTPLRDPKHIDEAVNILELDKDATALRSAHLCSESPFKWFRKNSQGYLAALTSEETSLDRFNLPRQSYPDVYIPDGYVDVVKSSFILNTELFHGNKVIGYVSPVCTEVDSPEELDILEFQIRKYGSPLLEYLNQMEKK; this comes from the coding sequence ATGAATAAAACAATTGCAATTATCCCTGCTCGAAGCGGGTCAAAAAGTATAAAAGATAAAAATCTCGCGATGTTGAGTGGGCACCCATTAATTGCTTATAGCATTGCTGCTGGTGTAATGTCAAAAACTGTTACTCGTACGATCGTATCAACCGACTCTGAAGAGTATGCATCAATAGCTCGAAAATACGGTGCCGAAGTTCCCTTTCTTAGGCCTTCTGAATTTTCTACAGATACATCCACTGATAGGGATTTTATGTTACATGCAATGCAATGGGTGAAAGATCATGAACAGAGTGTTCCTGAATTTTGGGTTCACTTGCGGCCAACGACTCCATTAAGAGATCCTAAACATATTGATGAAGCGGTTAACATATTAGAATTGGATAAAGATGCAACAGCTTTACGATCCGCCCATCTTTGTTCTGAGTCTCCATTCAAATGGTTTCGAAAAAACAGCCAAGGTTATTTGGCTGCATTAACCTCTGAGGAAACGTCTTTGGATCGTTTTAATTTACCTAGACAATCTTATCCCGATGTTTATATTCCTGATGGTTATGTCGATGTCGTAAAAAGTTCTTTTATATTAAATACTGAGTTGTTTCACGGGAATAAAGTTATTGGTTACGTCTCCCCGGTATGTACAGAGGTAGACTCTCCCGAAGAATTGGATATACTTGAGTTCCAAATAAGAAAGTATGGTTCCCCTTTATTAGAATATTTGAATCAAATGGAGAAAAAATAA
- a CDS encoding SDR family oxidoreductase, with protein MLDLFSLKGKVVIITGATGLLGSQHAEVVAEAGGIPILLDLDQERCNQLAKNLKEKYSVDAIGYKVDITNENEIIDNLSEIKNKFKSVHALINNAANNPKVEDSSEKAFSRLENFPVSVWNSDLAVGLTGSFLCAKHYGFLISQNISGGTILNISSDLGLIAPDQRLYRKTGLSDELQPVKPVTYSVVKAGLIGLTRYLATYWADKNVRCNAICPGGVENNQNADFLKEVTSRIPLGRMAKKDEYKGLVLFLLSDSASYLNGSIVSADGGRSVW; from the coding sequence ATGTTAGATTTATTTTCTTTAAAAGGTAAAGTTGTTATTATTACTGGTGCTACGGGTCTGCTAGGGAGTCAACACGCGGAAGTTGTCGCAGAGGCGGGTGGAATTCCTATTCTATTAGATTTAGATCAAGAAAGATGTAATCAATTGGCTAAGAATCTAAAAGAAAAATATTCAGTTGATGCTATTGGTTATAAAGTCGATATTACAAACGAAAACGAAATAATCGATAATCTCTCGGAGATAAAAAATAAATTTAAATCTGTTCATGCATTAATCAATAATGCTGCAAATAATCCCAAGGTGGAAGATTCTTCGGAGAAGGCATTCTCTCGATTAGAGAACTTTCCTGTATCCGTTTGGAACTCTGATTTGGCTGTCGGTCTTACAGGATCTTTTCTTTGTGCAAAACATTATGGTTTTCTTATTTCGCAAAATATCTCTGGTGGTACAATCTTAAATATATCTTCCGATTTAGGACTCATCGCACCAGATCAACGATTATACAGAAAAACAGGACTATCAGATGAATTACAGCCAGTAAAACCTGTTACTTATTCTGTAGTAAAAGCAGGTTTGATTGGCCTTACTCGGTATCTTGCCACTTATTGGGCTGATAAAAATGTTCGCTGTAATGCAATCTGTCCTGGCGGGGTGGAGAACAACCAAAATGCCGACTTCCTAAAAGAAGTTACTTCGAGAATTCCATTAGGTCGTATGGCAAAAAAAGATGAATATAAAGGACTTGTATTGTTTTTATTAAGTGATAGTGCAAGCTACCTAAACGGTTCGATCGTTTCTGCTGACGGTGGACGGAGCGTTTGGTAA
- a CDS encoding N-acetylneuraminate synthase family protein — MIKIGNFEIGTGRTFIIAEIGNNHNGDLNKAFELVDLAVSVGADCAKFQMRHLEEVYRSKSLNKSGEDLGTEYILDLLERFELGKEFHRKLNEYCKEKGILYLCTPWDNKSVDILESFPVPAYKVASADLTNLTLLDRLIETKKPLILSTGMSKTEEILFTRDYLNKAKVDFVFLHCNSTYPAPLHDINLKWMTQLKEFHTYTGYSGHERGINVTLASVALGAMVVERHLTLDRNMEGPDHAASLEANEFSKLVLGIREIEQAIGSSQYERKLSQGEMINRENLSKSCVAAQPISKGTVITREMIKILSPGQGLSPQKMNDLIGKKIQRDLQQEDYFFPSDLTEKRVEPKSYKFTHPWGVPVRYHDFQEYYHRVKPDLFEFHLSYSDMELDPSKFLTGTYDCDFVVHAPELFEGSHLMDLATPDDEYRKISLKETQRVIDITRSLKKFFPKTKRPFIVANIGGISMDGNLPKEVLPSYYKRFGESLQLLNMEGVELIPQTMAPFPWHFGGQRYQNIFVNISEIEEWCKKLNLRMCYDVSHTMLTCNHFGYDFYDFSARIAPFTAHIHMGDAKGLNGEGLQVGEGDIDFKRLGKIFSDLAPNAWFIPEIWQGHKNGGEGFWIALEKLEGIL, encoded by the coding sequence ATGATAAAGATTGGGAATTTTGAAATTGGAACAGGCCGAACTTTCATTATCGCTGAAATAGGCAATAATCACAACGGCGATTTAAATAAAGCATTTGAACTAGTGGATCTGGCTGTTTCGGTTGGTGCTGACTGTGCGAAATTCCAAATGCGCCATTTGGAAGAAGTTTACCGAAGTAAAAGTTTGAATAAATCTGGAGAGGATCTGGGAACGGAGTATATCTTAGATCTTCTTGAAAGATTTGAATTAGGCAAAGAGTTTCATCGCAAACTCAATGAATATTGCAAAGAGAAAGGGATTTTATACTTATGCACTCCTTGGGATAACAAGAGTGTTGATATCCTTGAGTCTTTCCCCGTACCGGCTTATAAAGTTGCTTCCGCCGATTTAACAAATCTTACACTTTTAGATAGATTGATAGAAACAAAAAAGCCCTTAATTCTTTCAACGGGAATGAGTAAAACTGAAGAAATTCTTTTTACACGGGATTATTTGAATAAAGCAAAGGTTGATTTTGTATTTTTACATTGTAATAGCACATATCCCGCTCCTCTTCATGATATCAATCTAAAGTGGATGACTCAATTAAAAGAATTCCATACTTACACTGGTTATTCAGGACACGAAAGGGGAATTAATGTAACCTTAGCTTCTGTGGCACTTGGGGCAATGGTCGTTGAGCGCCATTTAACACTTGATAGAAATATGGAAGGACCTGACCACGCAGCAAGTTTGGAAGCTAACGAATTCAGTAAATTAGTCCTGGGAATTCGAGAAATTGAGCAAGCAATTGGCTCAAGTCAATATGAACGCAAACTAAGCCAAGGTGAGATGATCAATCGGGAAAATCTTTCTAAGAGCTGTGTAGCTGCACAACCAATTTCTAAAGGAACTGTCATCACACGAGAAATGATAAAGATTCTAAGTCCGGGACAAGGTCTTTCTCCTCAAAAAATGAATGACTTAATAGGCAAAAAAATTCAGCGAGATCTACAACAAGAAGACTATTTTTTTCCTTCAGATTTAACTGAAAAGAGAGTTGAGCCTAAAAGCTATAAATTTACTCATCCTTGGGGTGTTCCGGTTCGTTACCATGATTTTCAGGAATATTATCATCGTGTAAAACCTGATCTATTCGAATTTCACTTATCTTATTCCGATATGGAATTGGATCCTAGTAAATTTCTTACTGGTACTTATGATTGTGATTTTGTTGTTCATGCGCCAGAATTGTTTGAAGGAAGTCATTTGATGGACTTAGCCACTCCAGATGATGAGTATCGCAAAATCTCCTTAAAGGAAACTCAAAGGGTCATAGATATCACTCGCTCATTAAAGAAGTTTTTCCCAAAAACAAAACGACCATTCATTGTTGCGAACATTGGTGGAATTTCCATGGATGGAAATCTTCCAAAAGAAGTATTGCCCTCGTATTACAAACGTTTTGGCGAGAGTCTTCAATTGTTAAATATGGAAGGGGTTGAATTGATACCACAAACAATGGCACCTTTCCCTTGGCATTTTGGCGGTCAAAGATACCAAAACATTTTTGTAAATATCTCTGAAATTGAAGAATGGTGTAAAAAGTTAAATTTGCGTATGTGTTACGATGTTTCTCATACAATGCTCACCTGTAATCATTTCGGTTACGATTTTTATGATTTTTCTGCAAGAATTGCTCCGTTTACTGCTCATATCCATATGGGCGATGCGAAAGGTCTCAATGGGGAAGGTTTGCAAGTTGGTGAGGGAGATATTGATTTTAAAAGATTGGGAAAAATTTTCTCCGATTTAGCACCGAATGCTTGGTTTATTCCTGAAATTTGGCAAGGCCATAAAAATGGCGGTGAGGGTTTTTGGATCGCCCTTGAAAAATTGGAAGGAATTCTTTAA
- a CDS encoding NAD-dependent epimerase/dehydratase family protein, whose translation MKVLVFGGSGFLGSHVCDALSNAGHDVTIFDRNPSSWLKPNQTMVTGDLMDERFVTSVIEGFDVVYNFAALADLNQALDRPVDSIRINILGNSYILEACRKHKIKRFIYASTVYVFSREGGFYRCSKQASESYIEEYQKSFGLDYTILRYGSLYGPRSDESNGLFRILKSALETGKITYEGSADSLREYIHVEDAAIASVVAMGDEFKNQSVVLTGQEPMKVIELLKMLAEILGRPDSVEFLEGDQVGHYVRSPYAYQPKLGRKYIPPMHVDLGQGLLQLIEEVKSKKLT comes from the coding sequence ATGAAAGTATTAGTATTTGGTGGTTCAGGTTTTTTAGGTTCGCATGTTTGTGATGCATTAAGCAACGCAGGTCATGATGTCACTATATTTGATCGAAATCCATCTTCCTGGCTCAAACCTAACCAAACGATGGTTACTGGTGACCTTATGGATGAAAGGTTTGTTACATCCGTAATAGAAGGGTTTGATGTTGTCTATAATTTTGCAGCATTAGCAGACCTTAACCAGGCTTTAGATAGGCCCGTTGATTCTATCCGAATCAATATTTTAGGAAATTCCTATATTTTGGAAGCTTGTCGAAAGCATAAAATCAAAAGATTTATTTATGCAAGTACGGTTTATGTTTTTAGTCGGGAAGGTGGGTTTTATCGATGTAGCAAACAAGCTTCAGAAAGTTACATTGAAGAATATCAAAAATCTTTCGGTTTAGATTATACAATTTTGCGTTATGGTTCTTTATATGGGCCCAGATCAGATGAATCTAATGGTCTATTTAGAATTCTGAAATCCGCACTTGAAACAGGAAAAATCACTTATGAAGGAAGCGCGGATAGTTTACGAGAGTATATTCACGTTGAAGATGCTGCCATTGCCAGTGTTGTTGCTATGGGTGACGAATTCAAAAATCAAAGTGTGGTTCTGACCGGACAAGAACCGATGAAGGTTATTGAGTTACTCAAAATGTTGGCAGAAATTTTGGGACGACCTGACTCTGTTGAGTTTTTAGAAGGAGATCAAGTCGGACATTACGTTCGTTCTCCTTATGCATATCAACCTAAGTTGGGTAGAAAGTATATACCGCCAATGCATGTCGATTTGGGGCAGGGGTTGCTGCAATTGATTGAAGAAGTAAAAAGTAAGAAGTTAACATAA
- a CDS encoding class I SAM-dependent methyltransferase gives MNCYLCNANTLLDRPGKVRDNLSLQIKECQSCGLVFLSSFDHIHEEHYQESGMHGGSLPEISEWLNETEKDDDRRFQFLKEKMSNRSVLDFGCGVGGFLIKAKQVAKVAEGIELETRLQGHFNQNGITVFSSLDEIAKSGKKYDLITAFHVVEHLSDPISIINELSKFLSKTGELIIEVPSANDALLTLYENKAFSEFTYWSQHLFLFNAETFGSLIKKTNLQLNWIKHIQRYPLSNHLYWLAKGKPGGHKFWNHLNSDILDQTYESVLAASGLTDTIIASVSLKKDI, from the coding sequence ATGAACTGTTACCTATGCAATGCAAATACCTTACTTGATCGTCCAGGTAAAGTAAGAGATAATTTAAGTCTTCAAATCAAGGAATGTCAATCTTGTGGTTTGGTTTTTTTATCTTCCTTTGATCACATTCATGAAGAACATTATCAAGAATCAGGAATGCATGGTGGATCGTTACCTGAAATATCAGAATGGCTAAATGAAACTGAAAAAGATGATGATAGGCGATTTCAGTTTTTGAAAGAAAAAATGTCAAATCGCAGCGTTTTGGATTTTGGATGTGGTGTTGGTGGTTTTTTAATTAAAGCAAAGCAAGTTGCGAAAGTTGCAGAAGGAATTGAATTAGAAACTCGATTGCAAGGTCATTTTAACCAAAATGGGATCACTGTTTTTAGCAGTTTAGATGAAATTGCTAAGAGTGGAAAAAAGTACGATTTAATTACTGCTTTTCATGTGGTAGAACATCTCTCTGATCCAATTTCTATTATCAATGAACTTTCGAAGTTTTTATCTAAAACGGGTGAGTTAATCATTGAGGTTCCAAGTGCTAATGATGCACTATTGACTCTCTATGAGAATAAGGCTTTCTCTGAATTCACTTATTGGAGCCAACATTTGTTTTTGTTTAATGCTGAGACCTTTGGTTCTCTCATTAAAAAAACTAACTTACAGCTGAATTGGATCAAACATATTCAGCGGTATCCGCTGTCTAATCATCTTTATTGGTTGGCTAAGGGGAAACCTGGTGGTCATAAATTTTGGAACCATCTAAATTCTGATATTTTAGATCAAACTTACGAATCAGTTTTAGCGGCAAGTGGACTGACGGATACAATCATTGCTTCTGTCTCGCTAAAGAAGGATATATAA
- a CDS encoding class I SAM-dependent methyltransferase, translated as MTDYLKVVYDEGSHPYTDYPSKLVSYLYQLFALKPGMKILEPGCGRGEFLLNFKKLGLDCTGVDLSKEAKNYLATQQIPVHICNADQDKLPFKDNTFDVIYNKSFLEHLRNPDFFLKEARRVLKPGGIIICLVPDWESNYKIYFDDFTHRTPFTKISLLDIFKICDFSKINVYIFRQLPIVWKYPILNYFCALISPFIPVRTQNKFLRWSRELMLVGSAYKESK; from the coding sequence ATGACAGATTATTTAAAGGTTGTTTACGATGAGGGTTCTCATCCATATACAGACTATCCGAGCAAATTAGTATCTTACCTTTACCAGTTGTTTGCTCTAAAACCTGGAATGAAGATTCTTGAACCAGGATGTGGACGCGGTGAGTTTTTGTTGAACTTCAAAAAATTGGGTTTAGATTGTACTGGAGTTGATCTTTCCAAAGAAGCAAAAAATTATTTGGCAACACAGCAGATTCCTGTTCACATATGTAATGCCGATCAAGATAAATTGCCATTCAAAGACAATACTTTTGATGTAATTTATAACAAGAGTTTTTTGGAACACCTTCGTAATCCTGACTTCTTTCTGAAGGAAGCAAGAAGGGTATTAAAACCTGGCGGAATCATTATCTGTCTAGTCCCTGATTGGGAATCAAACTATAAAATATATTTTGACGATTTTACACATCGAACACCATTCACAAAAATTTCTTTATTAGATATATTTAAAATTTGTGATTTTTCAAAAATCAATGTCTATATTTTTCGACAACTTCCTATTGTTTGGAAGTATCCAATTTTAAATTATTTTTGTGCTTTGATTAGTCCTTTTATTCCGGTTAGAACTCAAAATAAATTTCTCCGCTGGTCTAGAGAGTTAATGTTAGTTGGGTCTGCTTATAAAGAATCGAAATAG